From the genome of Eublepharis macularius isolate TG4126 chromosome 4, MPM_Emac_v1.0, whole genome shotgun sequence:
ACAACTATGTATTGTGCAAAGAAATATtttgggttgccagttctgaatctactgcctattAACTTCATTGGGTGTTTCTGTGTTTTACTATTAAGGAAGAACAAAATCTGGCTTGCCATTTTCTGCACACCACGCATAATTTGATCCCCCCGcttgagtgctttcttcccacccctaaactgaaaagccctatTTCACTGTGCTCTGGACTCTTATTTTCTGCCAGGAAAAAACCCCGAGCACTCCGTTTGTGACATTCCTCTGCTCTTTATTGCTTAACAGTTTGAAAAGAGCTCTGAGGCAGTAGTGTCAGTTGTGCATACCATAGATCAAGAAAGTTGTGGAGCAATTTGGAAAAGATTCACAGGGAAAGCTGCTAGCGCAATAGTTAGGGCCATAAAGAGATTGGCTTTATTTCCTATTTGCCAATGTTCAccaaaactttatttttaaacaatgaattTTTTTATGCTGCATTTTTATATGTACAGGTGGCTTTACTGATAAATATGTATCAGTCTTCTGTAGCAGTGGCCAGGGGCCTTTTGAGTGTCCTGGTACATCTTCCACACAAACGTGTGCTGGCATCTCCCATGCCCTACACTAGTGAACCTTTTCCCAGCACTCCCGACTGATACTTTTCTTGACTTCCCCTTCCAGACGGTGCCCTCTTCAGCCAACCATGATCATCTTACCACCAAGTCtgacagaggaagaggaagctctGCAAAAAAAATTTGCCAAATTCAAGAAGAAGGTCAGATTTTGTCTGAACTTTCCTAAGAGCGGATGGAAACCACCTCAGACAAAGGGGGGTGTTGAAAGTATATAGGAAAATTGCCTATAAGTCAGACCATGATTGAGCTTACTGTTGTCTACTTTGATTatcaatgatccagaggagttagccgtgttagtctgtagtagcaaaatcaaaaagagtccagtagcacctttaagactaaccaattttattgtagcataagctttcaagaatcaggttctcttcgtcagatgcatgatacatctgactaagagaacttgattctcgaaagcttatgctacaataaaattggttagtcttaaaggtgctactggactctttttgattttgattatCAATGGCTCTCCGGAGCAATAGAGAGAGTGGAAGGTCTTTCCGGGCACCTGAggtcttttaactgaagatgccaggagaTGAGGAGCCGTATCTCCATGAAACTACCTAATGCTAAAAGGTCCCTACAGCCCAGTCTTCCCTATGGCTCTTTAAAGTGTTAGGCAGtgtgccttttcccctgctgacCTGACCAATGAATGCACCCAGGAAAAACAAATTACGTATTTAGACCCGGAGATCTTTTTAGTTGGAGATGCCAGGAAGATTTCTGTAGATGGTACTGTCACTGAATTTATGATTGTGGTGAATCTTGTAGACAGAGTGGAGAATGAGATTCTCTGCAAGGAGAAAAAGGTCttaagaaagggaaggagttTAATAACCATTTTTCTTccaccccagaaaaaagccctcatGGCCTTAAAGAAACAGCAGAGCTCAACCAGTCAAGCCAGCCAGGGTGGAATTAAACGCTGTAAGTCAGGAATTCataagagaaggggaaggggttgAGTGGGGCCCGAGCACCAATTTTGGGTTCTCCCTTTTTGCCCCCAGCCATCTCAGACCAGCCAGTTGTGGACACAGCTACAGCGACAGAGCAGGCCAAGATGCTTGTAAAAACCGGAGCTATCAGTGCCATTAAAGCTGAGAATAAGAACTCGGGGTTCAAGCGCTCTCGCACTCTGGAGGGAAAGGGGAAGGTGAGCCAAGCTAACTGGTCGCAGGTAGCAGGAGACGGGGGAATTGATCGGCATGGTCTTAACCTCAGTGTTTGTCTTTAGGATCCTGAAAAAGGTCCCGCCCTGACTTTCCAGCCTTTTCAGCGGAGCATCTCGGCAGATGATGATTCTCAAGAGGTACTTGGGATTTGGGTTTCTTGATAGGGGAAGGAAGTTTGAAACCTACTGTACAACCTGAAAGGGTAGCATTGGGCAACCTCTTTGGCCCAATAGGACATCTCACTTAGTCCTTGCTCGCCATTCAGAAGGTACTAAGTATGCGGGGTATGTTGTCTGCTCCTTTTCTGAAGCTGGGCCTTCTTTTCATCAGCCACGAACATGCTTGCACGGATCGGTGCGTGAGTACTGTTGCTGCTGCCATGTGCCCCCTGCATTCTGGGATAGCCTGGCAAGGTTCTGTGATCAGTCCATAGTGGGAGCTGAGAGCGGGAGAACTTCTGTGCTTTAGCAGAGGCCCAAGTGCATTATGGGATGCCAATCAGCCAACAAAAAATCAACGGATCTCCATGACAGAAGATCCTAGAGTGTAGCCCAGGGAGTTGGTACTATGGAAGCAAGAGGGGACGTAGGAAGTTGCCTGAGACTGAGTCCGGTCCATCTAACTCAATATTGTCCACTCTGAGTGGCAATAGCTCTTCTCAGTCTCAGCCAGGAACTGAAGGGCCTTTCCTAGGATCTGCTACCTTGGATCTTTTatttggagatgccaaggattgattGAATCTGGGcctacaaagcagatgctgttcTACTGAGCTGTGGTCCTTACGCAAATAACgtacatacatgaagctgcttctGTTGAGTCCGACCCTTGGTCTgttaaggtcagcattgtctactctgagtgtCAGCAGCTTGCCAGAgtctcagatggaggtctttcacatcacctgttatgTGATGATTTTTAACTGGTGTTGctgggtattgaacctgggaccttctgcaggcaaagcggATGTTGTACCACTGAACCATGGTCCCTCCCCAACAATGACAAAAGCTTCTCCATTCTGAGATGGTTGCCAGCTGTGTGTCAATGCCCCGTGAGCCAGTTTGGCCAATCCTTCTTAGAACCCAGAACGTAATACAGCGCAGAATTTTGAAACGGAAAAGGCGGAAGGACCATAAGATCTTGGGGTGACTAAAGGGAAAATTGGGGGTTTTCAAGCCATCAGATTGTCTGACTTCAACCTAGAGATTGCTGACTCATTGTTACAGTTGAAATCATTATtgcgtttgtttgtttgtctttaGACACGGCGTCCCCAGAGGAAGTCTCTGTACGAAAGGTTGGTTTgggacattttttttttctgagtggAGATGAGCAGTTGGGTGCTGCCAGTCTGTTCTGCTAGCTGAAACACTTCTTCCTTCCAGTGGAAGGGGCCTTCACCTTCTGTAGGACTCTCTTATATCAAGAGAGGTTTCTTTCTGTCAGAGGAAAGCACCTATGCTAGCAGATGCGAGGGATCTAATCCACGGGGTGGGGCTCCTCTGGTAAGGACAAAAGGAATCATGAGTAAAAGGAAGATGgaaaagatcagggctttttttcagctggaacgcggtggaacagagttctggaacctcttgaaaatggtcacatggctggtggccccgccccctgatctccagacagaggggagtttagactgccccggcgcggagggcaatctaaactcccctctgtctggagatcagggggcggggccaccagccatgtgaccattttctccaagggcaacccactgagttccaccaccccttttcccagaaaaaaagccctggaaaagatTGAAATTTGGAAGAAAGGAAGCATTGGGAGGGAAGTTAATGTTGGGAGGTGCTTGTCTgttgaaatttttatttttatttaactgtGACCTTTTCCACACACTcagcttattcctgattttcttagcagtcgatcctcaagcattggaatcagtttgggtacGGTTCTTCCGCACATCTGCCCACCCTCAGCATTTTTACaattgtggagtcagtttattttttcccacatgtgccttaaataatcaggacttTCAATGGAGACCGCTGtcatcatcagtgacatcattgctgatGCCACAGCACTGCCCTCTTTATTTTTAAGCCATACTTATATAAATGATAAAAgggctgaatttcaaaaaaaaaaaaaaaagacacagggaagtctttgcatgggaaaTCCTAAAAGGGTAGCAGCTCTACCAACCATACTTAagccccccccatacacacacacatggtcCAAACCAGAAAGCCGCatccaggctgacccagagccaggaggcgGAGGCCAGCACTGGCAGGGAAAGCAACCTCTGTTGGAATGGAGCCTGGAGCCACTATGGCTATGTGCTTTTCCaactgctcggggggggggggttgctccaGAAGTGGCCACCCTCCCCAGTCCAGGCCACTAGggcttttgcagtttttaaataaTCATAATTTTCATAACGCTATATCAACCTAATGTTGTAACAgtagatgcagcagattctctgaattctcagctttcgtTTTTCATTTACAGCCATTTAAATTTAAATGTTTGGTATGGAGCTTTGAGAATCCCTGCACTGATTTTTGTGTGTCTCTTTTTGGAGGCCTAGAGAACGTCAAAATTTTAAAACAGATCTTCCTCACTCTAGTTTGGTGATAGTCTGTGCTATGTTTAAAGTTTCAATGTAAGTCAGAGAGAGGCAGGAAAGGCGAGTTATGTGGTTCATGTCATTGTTAGGCTTTGAAGCAAGTGTAGGTGCTGGGCAGTGCTGATAGCTGGGTCAGCATTCCtaggcacagctgccagcaattctGACTATCCCAGCTACTCTACAAAGGGAACTTCTCCTTCCTGTGCTTTGGAGGCTGAGTGCACAAACCTCAGTGCACCAAACCCCTGAATGCCATAGCCACAGAGTGGGCTGGTGAGACTTAAACTCCACACTTTCTTTTTGCCACCATTGCCATCCCCGTCTGTTGATACCCTTTGCATGGTCTTTCCCCAGCTTTGTGAGCTCCAGCGATCGACTGCGAGATCCAGAGAAAGATCCTGAGCCCAGCAGGGATCCAGACAAGGAGTCAGACCGGAGTGAATCCCTTCGTGGTTATGAGTGGGATTACGACCGGGATCGCAGCCGGGACAGGAGCAGGGATCACGAAAGAGACCGGGAGCGGGAACGGGACAGGGAACGAGATCGGGAACGAGACAGGGAACGAGATCGGGAGAGGGAGAGCAGCTTTCGCAGTAAGGAATTAATTTTAGAGATGCAAAGACAAGAGTTCTGGGATTTCGTGAAGAGCAACATACTTATCTTTCAAGGGCCACAAGATTCTGTGCAGGGTTTTTTCTCCTCCTATTGACCATATTTCCCCACCCAGGTTCAGATGCTTTCCCAGATCGATGGGCTCCACGCAAAGGCAATACAGTATACGTGTACGGGGCGGACATGAACCAGACCATGCTACGGACGGCTTTCTCTGCTTTTGGGAACATCATCGACCTCTCCATGGACAATCCTCGCAAGTGAGTAGGAGGGCTGGTCAGTCTCATGACACTGCAGGGTCTGAGACAGAAAAGCTAACGAATGCCCCCACCCTACCTTAAATCCACATGGGATGCAAATCACTTGGAAGGACTCTTGCATGAGCCATGTTGAAATGAACAGGAGCTTTGACAAATGCCCTGTCAGATCGGCctgctcccatttcttctcccttAACGGCATCCTTAATCTGCTATCAAGCAACACGAGGAAAGAGGTCTCTAACACAGCAAATATACACGGAGGACCCCGTtcaaagacacagtcctaagagaccactgtatgTAAAGTATAGATTTAAtatatcagtgaaagtgcaaagtgcaagaaaatcccaATCAATATCTTAGCTCTTGATAATTGTTCAAAGCTCACTGACCACAATATAACCAATGCCTAATAACAGTGTTCACAATGAGACGATGTCCCAAATACTGTCAATAAATTGTCGCTGAAGAAACAACGCTGGTGAATTGCACAGTCCCTTCAACAAAAGCATTCGGTGAtccgtttttttctttccttttctctgcaggcaaactcccgtcggcACTTGACGGCGGCAGGACACGCTCCAGGAGAGCTATAGCTCAAGTgccgacgggagtttgcctgcagagaaaaggaaagaaaaaaacagatcaTCAAATGCTTTTGTTGAAGGAACTGTGCAATTCACCAGCGTTGTTTCTTCAGCGACAATTTATTGACAGTATTTGGGACATTGTCTGATTGTGAACACTGTTATTAGGCATTGGTTATATCCTTAATCTGCTGCCTGAGGGCTCAGACAGAAGGGATGCTGGGAGTTCCAGGAACAAAGCACCCAGTGTTGTCTTCTCctctaaaaaagaaaagacacGCAGGGGCCCAGTTCAGACTGAAACTGCAGCGTGAGTAAGTGGGATTAAGTCTCCCCACACTGTTTTCCCAACTTAAAATGGCCCCATGGGAACTGCTGTTTCCACAGCTGGGGAAACCTAGTGGGTACTGGATCTTCAGTTAAAGAATCTGAGGTTGCAAGCGGTAGGGCAAGTCTTTCATTGTCAAGTAGACGGTATGAGGCTGAATGAAAAAATGGTCTGACTAGATAAGAGAGAGCTTCACAGAGGAATGGTTATCAGTTTGGGAAGGGACCATAGCTATGGGCCGGTGgagtcaagtcattgctgacctctagcaacccctagtggggctttcatggcaagtgactaacagaggtggtttgccatcgcctgcctctacaaccctggtcttcgttggatgtctcccatccaattactgaccaaggcgggccctgcttagcttctgaaatctgacaagatcaggctcacatgagctatccagttcagggcagCTATGGGGGTAGCTCCCAACaactgcatgcagaaggtcccagattgaATACTAGgtttctcctgttaaaaggatcacaGGTGTTTGTGGGGAAGAAcgctttctctgcctgagatcccaaAAGGGCACTGCTGGTCAGAGCAGACGGTACTGGGTTAGCTGACCGATCACAGTCTGACTCAGCACGAACCAACTTCATATGTTCTTTTGAGGGGCTGGGACCATTTCATTTATCAACATATATCCCTctgtttccccacccccccagctgtGCATTTGTCACCTACGAGAAGATCGAATCTGCGGATGAGGCCATTACCAAGGTGCTGATTTCTGATTTTTCCTCTCTCGGGCCAGCTGTGTATCTGAGAAAAGGaggggtggcacttggggaagaCAGCCTTCAGCGTCTGTTGAGAAGCTGATGCCCCTGGAGCATGCTATTGAGCCAGAACAACCTGGTGCAGCATATAGAGAATGAAGGGAAGGGGTCTGAGTCTATTGCTGGATCCTTCCAGTCGAACCGGTTGCCTGGCACAGATGCTGCTCTTTGAGGAGTCATGCAGGAGatccatgttagtctattgtcAGTACTGGAATAGTCTTTAAAGACtatcaaatttaatttttttcaggTGCCGCAAGTCCCTGCATCCTTTTAGGGGGCTGTCTGGGCCATCAAGCAATTTCTGTCCGAAGTTTTTGTACCCCactttttttccccccagtggggacccaaagcagcttaaaatgtGGCTGGCCCCTTCAATTCTCTctccagcaaccctgtgaagtaatttAGGCTGAAAAAGAGAGAGTAGACCAAGGTCCCCCATTGAACTGTTGTGGTAGAGTGGGTAGTTGAGCCTGGGTCTGACACTCTGTACCATGCTAACACTGCATCCTCTAGCTCGATGGTGCCGTTGTGGAAGATGTACAGCTGAAGGTCAGCATTGCGCACAAACAGCCCATGTTGGATGTAGCCCTTGGAAAATCAGTCTGGGGATTGCTGGGTAAGTTGGCCGGATGTTCATTGGATGGGGAgtgcagtggtggtggagagtgctatcaagtcagagctgatttacggcaaccccaggtggggttttcctgggaagagactaacaaaggtggtttgccattgcctgcctctgcagccctggtcttcgttggaggtctcccaaccaattacaaaccaaggcagatcctgcttagcttctgagattgggcttgcctgggctgtccaggtcagggcaggacGAGTGTAGGGGCATCAAAAGTTCATAGAACTGCCTAGGGAAAAAAGTGAGGAATCAGCAAGCCCAACCTCCTGTGCTTTGTGCGATGTGGTTGGATTCAGTGGGTGAGGGTTTAGTGGAACAGGGAAGAGACGTAAGAAGGGCAGCATCCAGGGGAGAAGGGTTTAGCAGCATGAACCTGCAATAAGTTATCTCCGTTTTTATGAGAAGTGGATCACAAAGCACAAGGCCAGCAGtgccatcctaggcagagttTACCCCCTTCTATGccaactgatttcagtggacttagaagggtgtttactcttaaaagggcactgcacttgTGATTTTCCCTTTCCGCATATGTGCACTGATCCCACACAGGTATGGAGGATATTGCCTCTATTTTCGCATTCTGGATTTTGAaaagctgtgtttttaaaaatattattattatcatttgcCTGTTTGTGTGTCTCACTATGCGTGCAGCCATGATTTTTCTAGCCAATGTCTGCATGCAACGAGGACAAGAACTTTTCTTTTAACAAAATGGAAAACTGGCACCTTCTTCTTCCAAATAAATCCAAGGTGGTCTGTAGATTTAATCAATAGACTGTTCGCCCTCGGGAAAGGGCCTGTTTTTCTTCTCAGCTGCCCAGCAATATTAAGTGCCTTAGAAATAATTTCTGTATCTCATTCTTCATTTTTTGTTTCTGTAAACTGCTTTTGAAGCTAATTTTGGGGTGACAAACAAGGTAAAGAAGTACACCCCATTCAACCATGAATAATGGCTGGAAAAGCGAGAGGCCGTTCTCGATGAAATGCTGCAAGAGCCTTGATTTCTGGCGCCACTGCTAAATAATAGCCCTGAGGGGGCCCGTGCTTGGAGCAGGGCGGTGGAGAGAGAGAAACGAGCCTTCCCCACTTCCCCCAGGTGCTGTTTTGCTGACCTCAGCGCCTCTGCAGAGCCACTGTTTGCCCTGTTGCGGGAAACACACAGGCACcagaagaactaaaatcaatttaaattaaaaacaaaattctaCTATCGTGGCGGCTTTGGGTCCATCGCCCTCAATAGGCTGTACCAGTTCCCCAGGGTTCACATATATCAGGTGGTACAGCTGGATATGAGGGGGGGGCAGCTGGCGCTCTCTCTGGGTTCATTGACAGACTTCTCCCTGTTTCAGCTGTGGAGAACAACACCAAGGGGACTCATCGTGACAAGCGCTCCCAGGTGGAGTACACTGAGGATTTCTTCTGAAGCTCATCAGGAAACACCCCCTTGAGGCAAAGGAGATTTTTGCCTTTGCTGTTTAATTAAGGTGTTCCAATAAATACGGTGTTTTCTATGTTTGGGGAGCTGTGGTTCTTTGATCTCAGCATCCTGTCTCTTTAAAACTTTAATTTACTTacctatttttatcctgccctttctccaaagaaCTCCAAGTGATGCatacttgtattgtcgaaggctttcacggccggagaacgatggttgttgtgggttttccgggctgtattgccgtggcattggcattgtagttcctgacgtttcgccagcagctgtggctggcatcttcagaggtgtagcaccaaaagacagagatctctcagtgtcacagtgtggaaaagatgtaggtcatttgtatctactcaggaggggtggggttgagctgagtcatcctgtaagagtttcccagggtgtggaatgctaatggcgggaggcttcactgtatcctgaggaggttcttttgcatatggattggtgcttgatgtgctaatcttctctgcagggctattgtcagggacagaatgttttgttagcctggtgtttttcagaactggaaaccatgctctgttcattcttaaggtttcttctttcctgttgaagttttgcttatgcttgtgaatttcaatggcttccctgtgcagtctgacaaagtagttgtcAGACTGCACACACTGCAGTCcagttttccacactgtgacactgagagatctctgtcttttggtgctacacctctgaagatgccagccacagctgctggcgaaacgtcaggaactacaatgccaagaccacggcaatacaacccggaaaacccacaacaaccgtgatgcatacttatttatttacttacttgatttatgccccacctttatCCCCTATGGGGACCTAaggcagcttacaccattctccctGCGCCCCACAATAATCTGTACTCTTCCCCCATATGTATAGGAAAATAAGCTTGGATGTCCAAGGAAGGTCCCCACAACTGTGTAACTAACAAAGCTATTCCTTTGGCCCATATCGGGGCCTTCCCCTTATGATGCAGATTGTGTCTGCCTTGTACTAAAAATCTGGACCGACACACCGCAATctaaatttccccccaaattattTACTGCGAACCAATGAAATCTACACGCATACGTATCTAATTTAGAGTGCTTCTACTCTTCATTTGCAAGAAATAAGAAGTCGGACAGAGTACTGAATAGGACATAACTGCCAGTCCTGATCAGCCCTGCTGTTGATTTTTGAGATGGCTTTAGGTGCTGCCCTATATTACCATAAGGTCTAGAAACTTGATTTTAAAATTTAAGGTAAGGCATGAAAGCCAAGATTGAGAGTATTGATTTTAGTGACAGATATCAGGGCGGTGTGCAACATACAGGGCTCTGTATCCTTTCCCCGGTCCCAGTCTTGAAATCAAGAAATGGAACTTTTCTTTTCACATAATGGCATTTTAATACACAATGGTTAACACTAGATGCACTTTACAGGATTTGAAGTCACCGGTTTTATTTACACACAACACCGCCAGCAGGCACGGGAGGAGGAAAAGGTGCAGGGCAGGGTTATTACCCCCTTCCTCTCAGTTGAGGAAGTCCAGTCCTTCATCACGCAGCTCCTCTC
Proteins encoded in this window:
- the NELFE gene encoding negative elongation factor E, producing MIILPPSLTEEEEALQKKFAKFKKKKKALMALKKQQSSTSQASQGGIKRSISDQPVVDTATATEQAKMLVKTGAISAIKAENKNSGFKRSRTLEGKGKDPEKGPALTFQPFQRSISADDDSQETRRPQRKSLYESFVSSSDRLRDPEKDPEPSRDPDKESDRSESLRGYEWDYDRDRSRDRSRDHERDRERERDRERDRERDRERDRERESSFRSSDAFPDRWAPRKGNTVYVYGADMNQTMLRTAFSAFGNIIDLSMDNPRNCAFVTYEKIESADEAITKLDGAVVEDVQLKVSIAHKQPMLDVALGKSVWGLLAVENNTKGTHRDKRSQVEYTEDFF